In Tenebrio molitor chromosome 8, icTenMoli1.1, whole genome shotgun sequence, a genomic segment contains:
- the LOC138136410 gene encoding glutarate-semialdehyde dehydrogenase-like, translated as MFVVKTFRFVQVPLNLQLRTMHLLKNKAYINGEWVSARSDKVFEVTNPATGEVIGTAPDMDVVDAQHAIDSASRAFATWQDTTAKERSRYLRNWFDLMVKNLESLAKIVTLESGKPLVEARGEVFYGNSFVEFFSEETRRIQGEIIPSPVANRKILVEKQPIGVAGLITPWNFPHAMITRKAGAALAAGCTCVIKPAEDTPFTALALMELAHEAGFPKGVVNVVTSSRGNAPGIGNLLCQSPLVAGISFTGSTQVGKLLYKQCSSGIKRLGLELGGNAPFIVYKSADVDSAVKGAMGSKFRNCGQTCVAANRFFVQSDIYDSFVEKLTNEIKALKIGNGEEPDVQVGPLINQAQFEKVTTLVQDAVSKGAKVLVGGKGAPQHGRLFYEPTVLTDIKDDMRVYSEEVFGPVVNIFRFNTEEESVAMANNTERGLAGYFYSRDVSQIFRVARKLEVGMCGVNEGMISTAEAPFGGVKESGLGREGSHHGIEEFTYVKYVALGNL; from the coding sequence ATGTTTGTGGTTAAAACGTTTCGTTTCGTGCAAGTCCCGCTGAACTTACAACTCCGAACGATGCACCTCCTCAAAAACAAAGCTTACATCAACGGCGAATGGGTGTCCGCCAGGAGCGACAAAGTTTTCGAAGTGACAAACCCCGCGACCGGCGAAGTGATAGGAACGGCCCCCGACATGGACGTTGTCGACGCTCAACACGCCATCGATTCGGCGTCCAGGGCTTTCGCGACCTGGCAAGACACCACCGCCAAAGAGCGTTCACGTTATCTGCGCAACTGGTTCGACTTGATGGTGAAAAATCTCGAGAGCCTCGCCAAAATAGTAACACTCGAGTCTGGCAAACCTCTAGTGGAGGCCCGCGGGGAAGTCTTCTACGGTAACTCTTTCGTCGAGTTCTTCTCAGAAGAGACTCGCCGCATCCAGGGCGAGATAATTCCGAGTCCGGTCGCGAACAGGAAGATCCTCGTGGAGAAACAACCGATTGGAGTGGCGGGATTGATCACACCGTGGAACTTCCCCCACGCGATGATCACACGAAAAGCTGGGGCGGCGCTGGCGGCGGGGTGTACCTGCGTGATCAAGCCGGCGGAAGACACGCCGTTCACGGCGCTGGCGTTGATGGAGTTGGCGCACGAAGCCGGCTTTCCCAAGGGGGTTGTCAACGTGGTGACCAGCAGCAGAGGCAACGCTCCCGGAATAGGTAATTTGTTGTGTCAGAGCCCTCTAGTGGCCGGGATATCCTTCACGGGGTCTACTCAAGTGGGGAAGCTACTGTACAAGCAGTGCTCTTCGGGCATTAAGAGATTAGGTCTAGAGCTAGGAGGGAACGCGCCTTTTATCGTGTACAAATCAGCCGACGTGGACAGCGCCGTCAAGGGGGCCATGGGGTCGAAATTTCGCAACTGCGGTCAAACTTGCGTCGCCGCCAACAGGTTCTTCGTCCAAAGCGACATCTACGACTCGTTCGtcgaaaaattaacaaacgaAATCAAAGCGTTGAAAATTGGGAACGGCGAAGAGCCCGACGTCCAAGTCGGTCCTCTGATCAACCAGGCCCAGTTCGAGAAGGTGACGACTTTAGTCCAGGACGCCGTCTCCAAAGGGGCCAAAGTCTTAGTTGGGGGCAAAGGCGCCCCCCAGCACGGCCGCTTGTTTTACGAACCCACGGTCCTCACCGACATCAAAGACGACATGAGGGTCTACTCGGAAGAGGTGTTCGGCCCCGTCGTCAACATATTTCGATTCAACACCGAAGAGGAGAGTGTCGCTATGGCCAACAACACCGAGCGGGGTCTAGCCGGCTATTTTTATTCGCGAGATGTCTCGCAGATATTCAGGGTGGCGAGGAAATTAGAAGTGGGGATGTGCGGGGTGAACGAGGGGATGATATCGACGGCCGAGGCGCCCTTCGGTGGGGTCAAAGAGTCGGGTCTGGGCAGGGAGGGGTCGCATCACGGGATCGAAGAATTTACGTACGTAAAATACGTCGCTCTGGGTAATTTGTAA
- the LOC138136411 gene encoding glutarate-semialdehyde dehydrogenase-like, with protein MFAVKTFRPVQVQPRTMHLFNNKAYINGEWVSAKSNKVFEVTNPATGEVIGTAPDMDAADAQHAIDSASKAFATWQYTTAKRRSLYLRHWFDLMVKHHESLAKIVRLEAGKPVMEARHEITYGNSFVEFFSEETRRIQGAIIPSPVANKKILVEKQPIGVAGLITPWNFPHAMITRKAGAALAAGCTCVIKPAEDTPLTALALMLLAQQAGFPKGVVNVVTSSRGNAPGIGNLLCDSHLVAGISFTGSTQVGKLLYKRCSSRVKRLALELGGNAPFIVYKSADVDSAVKGAIAAKFRNSGQACIAPNRFFIHSDIYDSFVEKLINEIKALKMGSGEDLEVQIGPLINQAQFEKVSSLVQDAVSKGAKVLIGGKGAPQHGRLFYEPTLLTDIKDDMMVYTEEVFGPVVNIFRFDSEEESVAMANNTERGLAGYFYSQDVSQIFRVARKLEVGICGVNQDMLSTAEAPVGGVKESGLGREGSHQGIEEFTYLKYIALGNL; from the coding sequence ATGTTTGCGGTGAAAACATTTCGTCCAGTGCAAGTGCAACCCCGAACGATGCACCTCTTCAACAACAAAGCTTACATCAACGGCGAGTGGGTGTCCGCCAAGAGCAACAAAGTTTTCGAAGTGACAAACCCCGCGACCGGGGAAGTGATAGGAACCGCCCCCGATATGGACGCCGCCGACGCTCAACACGCCATCGACTCGGCGTCTAAAGCTTTCGCGACCTGGCAATACACCACCGCCAAAAGGCGTTCGCTCTACCTGCGACACTGGTTCGACCTGATGGTGAAACATCACGAGAGCCTCGCCAAAATAGTGAGACTCGAGGCGGGCAAACCTGTGATGGAGGCCCGCCACGAAATCACCTACGGCAACTCCTTCGTCGAGTTCTTCTCAGAAGAGACTCGCCGCATCCAGGGCGCCATAATTCCGAGTCCTGTCGCTAACAAGAAGATCCTTGTGGAGAAACAACCGATCGGAGTGGCGGGATTAATCACACCGTGGAACTTCCCCCACGCGATGATCACACGAAAAGCGGGGGCGGCGCTGGCGGCCGGGTGCACTTGTGTGATCAAGCCGGCGGAAGACACACCACTCACGGCGCTGGCGTTGATGTTGTTGGCGCAACAAGCCGGCTTTCCCAAGGGGGTTGTCAACGTGGTGACCAGCAGCAGAGGCAACGCTCCCGGGATAGGTAATTTGTTGTGCGACAGCCACCTAGTGGCGGGAATATCCTTCACGGGGTCCACTCAAGTGGGCAAGTTGCTGTACAAGCGGTGCTCTTCGAGGGTCAAGAGACTAGCTCTAGAGCTCGGAGGGAACGCGCCTTTCATCGTGTACAAATCAGCCGACGTGGACAGCGCCGTCAAAGGGGCCATAGCGGCGAAATTTCGAAACTCCGGCCAAGCTTGCATCGCCCCCAACAGATTCTTCATCCATAGCGACATCTACGACTCGTTCGtcgaaaaattaataaacgaaATCAAAGCGTTGAAGATGGGGAGCGGCGAAGACCTCGAAGTCCAAATCGGTCCTCTGATCAATCAGGCCCAGTTCGAGAAGGTGTCGAGTTTGGTCCAGGACGCCGTCTCCAAAGGGGCCAAAGTCTTGATCGGGGGCAAAGGCGCTCCCCAGCACGGCCGCTTGTTTTACGAACCCACACTCCTGACCGACATCAAAGACGACATGATGGTCTACACGGAAGAGGTGTTCGGCCCCGTCGTCAACATATTCCGATTCGACAGCGAAGAGGAGAGTGTCGCTATGGCCAACAACACCGAGCGGGGTCTGGCTGGATATTTTTATTCGCAAGATGTCTCGCAGATATTCAGGGTGGCGAGGAAATTAGAAGTAGGGATATGCGGGGTGAACCAGGACATGCTGTCGACGGCCGAGGCGCCCGTCGGAGGGGTCAAAGAGTCGGGTCTCGGCAGGGAGGGGTCGCATCAGGGGATCGAAGAGTTTACATACCTAAAATACATCGCTCTGGGTAATTTGTAA
- the LOC138136408 gene encoding kanadaptin: MATEAKKEENTPEVPFKKPMLVGKIGKFPKRYKTVTATPEPEKTESPEEESTIQSDAPPEPKPVEAAKTPPYEEPPWSSLPETSSTEYVLEVLKNGSIIETVNLMSRAYWIFGRLANCDVSMQHPTISRYHAVLQYRSDQADAARTGFYIYDLESTHGTFLNKNRVKPRSYVRVQVGHMLKLGCSTRTYILNGPLEDTEEESPLSLTELKQQRQELLLQRERQKLEEEEKRKKQEERGIDWGLGEDADEEADLAENPFAQTNNEDLYLDNPKKALRGFFEREGLDLEYDCTEQGMGQFLCKVELPVDDETGRPVFAEVLHKGKKKEAVVQCALEACRILDRHGLLRQATHESRKRKPKNWEENDYYDSDDDTFLDRTGAIEKKREMRMKAKEPQRAETYESLIGKERKISDSIRKLEVELEEAQRKLSESEASSSAEVDPLDSFMMELKQSKPNKQSVNRLKSELIKLKQEHGNIIKLVNIAKPASLPPLVAQYASSSSGKSEKKSLPLFGKRKKIKLQLAKSESATVTQDGDEEDEDEEESMSVGDDEREERVPKPESKLEAKKKEDGSGSESRESAERSEESKAEIERKKRKNQRRIQQKQERAEIEKQRGYVEDANKEDYNMWVPPSGQSGDGRTALNDKYGY, from the exons ATGGCCACAGAAGCCAAAAAGGAGGAGAATACGCCGGAAGTACCCTTCAAGAAGCCTATGCTGGTTGGAAAAATCGGTAAATTTCCGAAAAGGTATAAAACCGTGACCGCGACCCCCGAACCTGAGAAGACAGAAAGTCCGGAAGAAGAGTCTACGA TACAGTCGGATGCACCCCCGGAACCCAAACCCGTAGAAGCTGCGAAAACCCCGCCGTACGAAGAGCCCCCTTGGTCCAGCTTACCTGAAACTTCTTCAACCGAGTACGTCCTGGAAGTTCTGAAAAACGGGTCTATCATAGAAACGGTGAATTTGATGAGTCGAGCGTACTGGATTTTCGGACGTTTGGCCAACTGCGACGTTTCCATGCAGCACCCCACCATTTCTAG gtaTCATGCAGTATTACAGTATAGGAGCGACCAAGCTGACGCTGCTAGAACAGGGTTTTACATTTACGATTTGGAAAGCACACACGGAACGTTTCTGAACAAGAACAGAGTCAAGCCCAGGAGTTACGTGAGGGTGCAG gTTGGTCACATGTTGAAGCTGGGATGCAGTACGAGGACGTACATCCTGAACGGCCCCCTTGAAGACACCGAAGAAGAATCGCCTCTGTCTCTTACCGAATTGAAACAACAACGTCAAGAATTGTTGCTGCAACGCGAACGCCAAAAGTTGGAAGAAGAAGAGAAACGCAAGAAGCAAGAAGAACGGGGCATAGACTGGGGATTAG GTGAGGATGCCGACGAAGAGGCAGACCTCGCGGAGAATCCCTTCGCCCAGACGAATAACGAAGATCTCTACCTCGACAATCCAAAGAAAGCCCTGCGAGGATTCTTCGAGAGAGAGGGTCTAGATCTCGAGTACGACTGCACCGAACAAGGAATGGGTCAGTTCCTTTGCAAGGTGGAACTCCCCGTGGACGACGAGACCGGTCGTCCTGTCTTCGCCGAAGTTCTCCACAAGGGCAAGAAGAAAGAAGCCGTGGTACAGTGCGCGTTGGAGGCTTGTCGTATCCTGGACAGACACGGTTTGTTGCGTCAAGCGACTCACG AGTCGCGCAAGCGGAAGCCCAAGAACTGGGAAGAAAACGACTACTACGACAGCGACGATGACACTTTTCTGGACCGAACCGGCGCCATAGAAAAGAAGAGGGAGATGAGGATGAAGGCCAAAGAGCCCCAACGGGCGGAGACTTACGAGAGTTTG ATAGGGAAAGAGCGAAAGATCAGCGACTCGATTAGAAAGTTGGAGGTGGAGTTGGAGGAAGCTCAGCGAAAATTGTCCGAGTCGGAGGCGTCGTCCAGTGCGGAAGTCGACCCTCTGGACTCGTTCATGATGGAGTTAAAACAGTCGAAACCCAACAAGCAGTCCGTAAACAGGCTCAAATCCGAGCTGATCAAGTTGAAACAAGAGCACGGAAACATCATCAAATTGGTCAACATCGCCAAGCCGGCTTCGCTGCCGCCTCTCGTAGCGCAGTACGCTTCGAGTTCGTCCGGCAAATCTGAAAAGAAGTCGCTACCTCTGTTCGGGAAGCGCAAGAAGATCAAGTTGCAGTTGGCGAAGAGCGAAAGTGCGACGGTCACGCAAGACGGAGACGAAGAAGATGAAGACGAGGAAGAAAGTATGAGTGTTGGTGACGATGAGAGAGAAGAGAGGGTGCCGAAACCCGAATCGAAGCTCGAAGCGAAGAAGAAAGAAG ATGGAAGTGGGAGTGAAAGTAGGGAGAGTGCGGAGAGAAGTGAAGAAAGCAAAGCCGAGATAGAGAGGAAGAAGAGGAAGAACCAAAGGCGGATACAACAAAAGCAGGAACGGGCGGAAATCGAGAAGCAGAGAGGTTATGTGGAAGATGCCAACAAGGAGGACTATAATATGTGGGTGCCGCCTAGTGGTCAGTCGGGAGACGGACGGACTGCCCTTAATGACAAATATGGATATTAG
- the stac gene encoding protein unc-13 homolog 4B encodes MCEEDNLFIRGLEIHQMSLEASCDGCLLKRSNALRRRTRPVLKNSNCTVQDSEMREFKRSFKRRNAKGVNGAKMECKKIKHFLQDRFRYKKNVSIPWFFLWKYRKIHPLRGRRIQQVDGGFFEKFGNLFREHAELVENRETEEMEKVAEIAARIRADESIDSEELILAADADAEVKSLASDLEEEKDKSELISAAFNIDELYAEILYEILHNVGCDVSLEIGQTALISYAQDAFKVPNNKHNQLMAEAEMKEAPEILINVEIIEAKDLKPKDSNGLSDPFVTLYLASNAAHRYNSSVQYATLAPTWEEHFALPVSENSNDDTLCIEVWDFDPAESVKEKFGKFFDVKGVKGMRKLVKEIAVAAATGQHENELIGVAKIPLNTIPASGMTMWYSLDKKNKITRQGVVKVRISFSSEKNHQVAEQEHRHMLRIILLHELEMSKVAPFWWCGTFSPQGEALLTQHVAQSGLTPTEVAMCQWSVYSSVHQSHPLSFTLFGKLLDKLVKPLQTTNGVSEEDVKIFWDGMKKLLPSCFAVIRKIRKKDFKDKMTVQQLTEVLNVFKVVQVLGAPGDLDLFPANWYPWVTYCEDQKRGILTVVDDAVRQGADDWFNHITENNVQQDVADVGRLQYLIQAIQLVRSDLQKAIEFYDKLFQQIIHFQYAKALYTFYQAKISALAEPDVRNICKSLKKLSFTGFTAAETDSSESLSEGTTLFELYLALHRFVILGKGLCPTEHDSFHIRNFYQWFHGGVAQWLDIAVFKALQRIEKAVELDSLVPVDNTVRYSSSAVDTITIFYQVKVFWQQLNWPDVEGCYTFIAKIIDDICRCCVFYAERMAMRVDGMGDKQDVYEKTFEVTNEWCLAINNIDYVRQALQPFTEELGMKEVIDELSDLKSAVEAKRCQDTLTNVIANAIDTVKNEIISLLEIVVKKMVPAMKRLLIEGAELFNQDSNSIDRLMMYVDNNLTTLHNELNEENFGRILEILWDNLGDILNEIIQSNIEKRRPPSFFANLHKTLNLMLGSFKTSNENSSCDELKRTENKLKINGLETNDLIHLVHLNLYDEFKSAKESKFGVLSVKAKFEDNNLKIYVMNARNLIAMDSNGASDAFVRIHLLPEHRFSGIPKPKTQTHYKTLFPLFDENFVINLTSEHTNIQDGLLMFSVKDKDMLGYNNQYIGEAFLHFKDIASTTTPLGDLEQIELPLLRPTDLTTDAITALEHRQGDKQAKEFLRKLKQRMGS; translated from the exons AATCCAGCAAGTCGACGGCGGTTTTTTCGAGAAATTCGGGAACTTATTTCGCGAGCATGCCGAGCTCGTGGAGAACCGCGAAACTGAAGAGATGGAAAAGGTGGCGGAGATCGCCGCAAGGATCAGAGCCGACGAGTCCATCGACAGCGAAGAGTTGATCCTGGCGGCGGATGCTGACGCCGAAGTGAAGAGTTTGGCATCGGATCTCGAAGAGGAAAAGGACAAGTCAGAGCTAATTTCGGCGGCGTTTAAT ATCGACGAGTTGTACGCCGAGATCTTGTACGAGATTTTGCACAACGTCGGCTGTGATGTCAGTCTCGAAATAGGGCAGACTGCTTTGATTTCCTACGCCCAAGATGCATTTAAGGTACCTAATAATAAACACAATCAACTTATGGCCGAAGCCGAGATGAAGGAGGCGCCCGAGATATTGATTAATGTGGAAATCATCGAAGCCAAAGATCTCAAACCAAAGGATTCGAACGGGTTGAGCGACCCTTTCGTCACTTTGTACTTGGCGAGCAATGCCGCGCACAGGTACAACTCTTCAGTCCAGTATGCGACGCTGGCTCCCACGTGGGAAGAACACTTTGCCTT ACCCGTGTCGGAGAACTCCAACGACGACACGCTGTGCATAGAAGTGTGGGACTTCGACCCCGCCGAGTCCGTGAAAGAGAAATTCGGCAAGTTCTTCGACGTGAAAGGTGTGAAAGGCATGCGTAAACTAGTCAAAGAGATAGCTGTGGCCGCCGCCACCGGCCAGCACGAGAACGAACTGATCGGCGTGGCGAAGATCCCCTTGAACACGATCCCCGCGTCGGGGATGACGATGTGGTACAGTCTCgacaagaaaaacaaaatcacCCGACAGGGAGTGGTCAAAGTGCGGATTTCGTTCAGTTCCGAGAAGAACCACCAGGTGGCCGAACAAGAACACAGACACATGTTACGGATCATCCTCCTGCACGAGCTGGAGATGTCGAAGGTGGCGCCGTTCTGGTGGTGCGGCACGTTCAGCCCCCAAGGCGAAGCTCTGCTGACTCAGCACGTCGCCCAGTCGGGTCTCACGCCCACAGAAGTGGCGATGTGTCAGTGGTCTGTTTACTCCTCGGTCCACCAGAGTCACCCCCTCAGCTTCACCTTGTTCGGGAAGTTGCTGGACAAGTTGGTCAAGCCGCTGCAGACGACGAACGGAGTGAGCGAAGAAGACGTCAAGATCTTCTGGGACGGAATGAAGAAGTTGTTGCCGTCGTGCTTCGCGGTCATCCGCAAAATCAGGAAGAAGGATTTCAAGGATAAGATGACGGTGCAGCAGTTGACCGAAGTTTTGAACGTCTTTAAAGTGGTCCAGGTGTTGGGGGCGCCGGGCGATCTGGATTTGTTCCCGGCGAATTGGTATCCGTGGGTGACGTACTGCGAGGACCAGAAAAGGGggattttgacagttgtggaTGATGCCGTCAGGCAAGGGGCCGACGATTGGTTCAATCATATTACGGAGAATAACGTGCAGCAGGATGTCGCCGATGTGGGCAGGCTGCAGTACCTGATCCAAGCCATCCAGTTGGTCAGGAGTGATCTGCAGAAGGCGATAGAGTTCTACGACAAGTTGTTTCAACA AATCATCCACTTCCAATACGCCAAGGCCTTGTACACCTTCTACCAAGCGAAAATCTCCGCTTTGGCTGAACCTGACGTCCGCAACATCTGCAAGTCCTTGAAGAAGCTGTCCTTCACCGGTTTCACCGCCGCGGAGACCGACTCCAGCGAGTCTTTGTCCGAAGGGACGACTCTCTTCGAGCTGTACCTGGCGCTTCACAGATTCGTCATTTTGGGCAAAGGTCTCTGTCCGACCGAGCACGACTCCTTCCACATCCGCAACTTCTACCAGTGGTTCCACGGAGGGGTGGCCCAATGGCTGGACATCGCCGTCTTCAAAGCCCTGCAACGCATCGAGAAAGCGGTGGAGTTGGACAGTCTGGTCCCGGTGGACAACACGGTCAGGTACAGCTCTTCGGCTGTCGACACCATCACCATATTCTACCAA GTGAAAGTATTTTGGCAACAGCTCAACTGGCCGGACGTCGAAGGTTGCTACACGTTCATTGCCAAAATAATCGAC GATATTTGTCGGTGTTGCGTTTTCTACGCCGAGAGGATGGCGATGAGGGTCGACGGAATGGGCGACAAACAGGACGTCTACGAGAAAACATTTGAAGTGACGAACGAGTGGTGTTTGGCTATCAACAATATAGACTACGTGAGACAAGCCCTGCAGCCCTTCACGGAAGAACTAGGCATGAAGGAGGTGATAGACGAGTTGTCGGATTTGAAGAGCGCAGTCGAGGCTAAGAGGTGTCAAGACACTCTGACAAACGTCATAGCCAACGCGATCGACACGGTCAAAAACGAAATCATATCTTTGTTGGAGATTGTTGTGAAAAAG ATGGTGCCGGCTATGAAGCGCCTCTTGATCGAAGGGGCTGAGCTCTTCAACCAGGACAGTAACAGTATTGACAGACTAATGATGTACGTCGACAATAACCTCACCACTTTACACAATGAGTTGAACGAAGAAAACTTCGGGAGAATTCTGGAGATCCTCTGGGACAACCTGGGCGACATTTTGAACGAAATCATCCAGTCCAACATAGAA AAAAGACGACCGCCTTCATTCTTCGCCAACCTGCACAAAACCCTGAACCTCATGTTGGGCTCTTTCAAAACCTCCAACGAAAACTCGAGTTGCGACGAACTGAAACGTACCGAAAACAAGTTGAAGATCAACGGACTGGAGACCAACGACCTGATCCACTTGGTGCACCTCAACTTGTACGACGAGTTCAAGAGCGCGAAGGAGTCGAAGTTCGGGGTGCTGAGCGTGAAGGCGAAATTTGAAGACAACAATCTGAAGATCTACGTGATGAACGCCAGGAATCTGATAGCGATGGACTCTAACGGCGCTAGCGACGCTTTCGTTAGGATACATCTGCTACCAGAGCACAGATTTAGCGGGATTCCCAAGCCCAAAACTCAGACCCACTACAAAACGTTGTTTCCTTTGTTCGacgaaaattttgtaat AAATCTGACTAGCGAACATACAAACATACAAGACGGACTGTTGATGTTCAGTGTAAAAGACAAAGACATGTTGGGGTACAACAACCAGTACATCGGCGAAGCGTTTTTGCATTTCAAGGACATCGCCTCGACGACTACCCCTTTGGGTGACTTGGAACAAATCGAATTGCCTCTTCTGAGACCAACCGACTTAA CTACCGATGCCATAACGGCGCTGGAGCATAGACAGGGTGATAAACAAGCCAAGGAGTTTTTACGGAAACTGAAACAAAGAATGGGATCATAA